AGAGGCAAGAGCAATCTTGCCTACACCTTGCACTTTTTCTGGCAGTTTCTCACTAACTCTTAGCTTCATGCCACCGTAGTTAACTCCTCAGAAATCCTCTTCCAGGCTAACTTAGGCTCAGTAGCAGCGGTGATGGGGCGACCAATCACGAGATAATCTGCACCAGCGATGATTGCTTGGGATGGGGTGAGCGATCGCTTTTGATCGCCTTGATCTGCCCAAGTTGGTCTAACTCCCGGACAAACCAGCAAAAAGTCATCTCCACAAGTTTGTCGTAGCTGTGCCACCTCTTGGGGCGAACAAACTACCCCATCCAAACCAGATTCTTGAGCTAGCAGGGCCATTTCTAGAGCATATTCTGGTAACTCTAGGGGAATCTTTAAATCAAACGCCAACTGTCTAGCAGAAATGCTCGTTAGCAGAGTAATAGCAATTAACTTTGGTGGTTGTACACCTGCTTTTGCAGCCCCTTCCTGTGCCGCCTCAGTTGCGGCTTTCAAGGCATCTCTACCAGCAGTGGCATGAATTGTCAGTAAATCCACTCCGTATTTAGCTGCACTCCGGCAAGCACCAGCAACGGTATTGGGGATATCATCAAACTTTAAATCTAAGAAAATGCGCTTTTGTCGAGACTTCAGCACTTCCAGAATTTTCGGGCCAGTGCTGGTAAACAACTCTAAGCCAACTTTCCAAAAACCAACTTGCGGAAGTTGATCTATAAGAGCGATCGCACTTTCTACATCTGGCACATCCAAGGCTACAATCACTCGTTGTTCTGCCTGTTCCCCATTCCCCATTCCCTACTCCCTGCTCCTTATTCAAACTAAACGCACAAATTTATTTTTCCCAACTTGTAAAACTTTACCTTGTAACTGGGCGGGAGCATCGAAAGTGATATCAGCATCAGTGATGCGATCGCCATCTAAACGCACTCCCCCTTCTTGAATTTTCCGCTTTCCTTCGCCTGTACTTTTGCACAAGCCAGTGACATTGAGAATATACGCTAACTTCGTAGGAAACTGTTGTACGCCAGAAGAAAGAGAGAATTCTGGAACTGCACCTTCCTTGCCACCGCTTTGGGCTGCTTCTTTTGCTTCTTGGGCTGCGGTTTCGCCGTGGTACTGCTTGACAACTTCATAAGCTAAGAGTGTTTGGCGATCGCGCGGATTTTCTGGCAGTTGATCCAAAGGTAAATTTGTCAACAGTTCAAAATACTGTTCAAGTAGATGATCGGGAACTCCTTGTAACTTTTGGTACTTTTGCCCTGGGTGTTCTGACAATCCGATATAATTACCTAAAGACTTGGACATTTTTTGCACTCCATCTGTGCCAATTAGAATTGGCAGCAGCATCCCAAATTGTGGCTTTTGTCCAAAATGACGCTGCAAATCTCTGCCTACAGCAATGTTAAATTTCTGATCGGTTCCTCCTAATTCCACATCTGCCTCAACTGCAACCGAATCAAAACCTTGCATTAACGGGTACAGGAACTCATGGATAAAAATCGGATTCTCTTTTTTATAGCGATCGGCAAATCCTTCTTTCGCTAACATCTGCCCCACCGTCATCGTGGAGAGTAACTCCAAAATTTTCTCTAAGTTTAGTTCAGAGAGCCATTCGGAGTTATAGCGCACCTCTAACCTTCCTGGTGTGTCAAAATCCAAGATAGGACGTACTTGGTCAAGATAAGTCTGAGCATTTTGTGCGACATCTGCTTCTGTAAGCTGACGACGCACTTCAGATTTACCAGTTGGATCGCCAATACGCGCTGTAAAATCGCCAATAATTAAAACTGCTGTATGTCCTGCATCTTGAAATCCTCGCAGTTTTCGTACTGGTATGCTATGACCAAGATGAATATCAGTACCAGTAGGGTCAATCCCTAATTTGACCCTCAAAGGTTGATTTGTAGTTAGTAATAGCCTTTCTAGACTTTCGCTGTTAACATCAACTGATTGTGGGAAAACTTCTACTACACCACGACGCAGCCAAGCAAAATCTTGCTCTTTAGTAAGAGATTCACTACTAGTTATGCTTTCTACTCTAGAAGTTAAGTTGGTTATATTCACTGGCAATTTATCCACTTTCTCATCCGCCAAACTACTATAATTGCAAAAAACTAACCGCCTTGCTTCAACCAATCAATTACAGTTCAATTTACAAGTGAGGAAGTGAAATAGCCGTGTCATCGTCTAGTGCTTTGGGAGATAAAAAGCCACAGGATCGGGCTTCATCAGGTTTTGAGTTTTTGAAAGGAGTCGGTCAGGTAACTGGCGGTACTCTCCTTTCAATCACCATGCTGGCAAGTTCCATTGTAGCCGGAGGACTAGTTGGTTTAGCCATCAGTTTCCGTAATTTGCCAGATGTGAGACAGCTACGTAACTTCTTTCCCTCGGAAACGACTTACATTTATGACGTTAAGGGCAAACTCTTAACGAGTATCCACGGGGAAGCCAACCGGGAAGTCGTACCTCTAGATAGAATTTCCCCAAATTTAAAACGGGCCGTGTTGGCAAGTGAAGATAGCCACTTTTACGATCACCACGGTATTAACCCCGTCGGTGTGGGACGTGCTGTGGTAGTTAATGCTGTAGCAGGTGGAGTCAAAGAGGGTGGCTCTACTGTTACTATGCAATTGGTAAAAAATCTGTTTTTGTCTCGCAAGCGCGCTTTTACCCGCAAGTTAGCTGAAGCTGTGCTAGCAATCCGGTTAGAGCAAATTCTCAATAAAGACCAAATATTAGAAATGTACCTCAATCAAGTTTATTGGGGTCATAACAATTATGGTGTACAAACGGCAGCCCGCAGTTATTTTAATAAGTCATCAGAATATTTAAGCTTGGGTGAATCGGCAATGATGGCGGGTTTAATCCAAGCACCAGAAGAATTCAGCCCGTTTGTGAGCATGAAGCTGGCAAAACAGAAGCAAAAAGAAGTGCTAGGACGGATGCTGGAATTGAACTGGATCAGCCAGTCAGACTATGACGATGCCCTCAAACAAGAAATCAAACTTGGGAGAATTAAATCCTTTCAAGGTAGTGCCTTACCTTATGTAACCAATACTGTAGCGCAGGAGTTAGCTAAGAAGTTTGGGCGTGAGACACTGCTCAAAGGCGGGATGCGGGTGCAAACTACAGTTGATGCCGACTTCCAAATCATGGCAGAAGAGACTGTTACCAAGTGGCATAAAACACTTTTAGAGCAGGGATTATCTAAGAATCAAATGGCCCTAGTGGCAGTTGATCCACGTACGCATTTTATCAAAGCATTGGTGGGCGGTATAGATCCTAAGACCAGTGAATTTAATCGTGCAACTCAAGCTCAACGGCAGCCCGGATCTTCTTTTAAACCCTTTGTATATTATACTGCTTTCGCTAGTGGTAAATATGCGCCAGATTCAACGGTGGAAGATTCTCCAGTCAGCTATCGAGATGGTAACGGTTGGTACTCTCCGAGAAATTATGATAATACCTTTAGGGGATCAATGCCAATCCGCACAGCTTTAGCCCAATCACGAAATATTCCCGTGATCAAGGTTGGTAAGGCTGTGGGGATGAATAGGGTGATCGAAACCTGTCGTACCTTGGGTATTACGAGTCCGATGGAACCTGTGACTTCCTTGCCACTTGGAGCAATTGGTGTAACACCTCTGGAAATGGCTAGTGCTTATGCTACCTTCGCTAACTATGGTTGGCAATCTCCACCAACTGTAATTGCCCGTGTCACTGATAGTAGTGGTAATGTCTTGCTGGATAACACCCCTAAACCGCAGCTAGTCCTCGATCCTTGGGCATCAGCAGCAATTATCGATGTGATGCGATCGGTAATCTCTGAGGGTACTGGTAAAGGTGCTGCGATCGGTCGCCCAGCCGCGGGGAAGACGGGAACAACATCATCAGAAAAAGATATTTGGTTTGTGGGTACTGTACCACAGTTAACAACTGCTGTCTGGGTAGGAAGAGACGACAACAGACAGTTAGCTGACCATGCTACAGGTGGTGTTATGGTCGCTCCCATTTGGAAAGATTTTATGGAGAAGGCACTTAAAAACGTACCAGTAGAAAACTTCAAGCCACCTTCGCAGTTTTCTCGTCCCAAGTCACAATAATTTTGGATTTTAGATAGCATCTTGGATTTTGGATTTACAATTAATCCAAAATCTAAAATCTAAAATCGACTAGTACAACACGGCGTAAATAAACCACCCTTTCCAAATCAATGAAACGCTTACGCTGTATTAATTTTGAATTTTGTTAGCGTAGCGTAAAGCCTTCTCTACGAGAAACGGTATGAGAACGCTATGACGTAGTCCCCGTACCCTTACAGGGAAGCAAGCTACGCTTTTAGCGTCTCGTAGATAGCGTCATTTTGAATTTTTTTAATTCCGCCTTGCGGTACTAGGTTTGTTTTTCTAGCTCGGCTTTCATCCGTTCTAAAGTAAGGTGCATTTGGTCAAACATTTGTTGCGGGGTTACACCAAACTGACCTAATTGTGTTTTTAGCTGTTCTACTGTCATTTGCGCCATGAAATCTTCTGATAACTCGAAGCGCTTCATAAAGATGCGGTATCGATCCATCATGGTTTCCATTTGCTCAATAAACAGCTTTTTGCCTTCGCGGTCAAATTTGCCGTAGCCGTTGCCAAGCTTGATCAGCGCTTGATAATCCTCAAACAGCTGTTTTGCTTCTTGTTGAACTATCTCAGAATCGAAGAATCCCATATTGCTTATATTAAACTGAGCGCCCAGACTCAGCAGCTTAATAGTTTTACTTCTATTTATTATTTTAGTCTAGGAGAGTAATCTAGTCACGAAGCTTCGGTTTTAGTACGGTTTGTTACCGAAATTTCAACACTTGACTTGAGAACGTTTCCCATTGCTAAATCGACTTAATAAAGCTGCAATACTCAGAGCTTTTGCCATTGATTTCGGATTGGTGTTTTCACCTGGTTGAATTTTCAGTCCGGGAGCGTATTTCAGAGCTAGTGAATCTTGCGGGTTAAGTTTTAATGCTTGACGGATGTAAACCCTGCCCATACCAATAAATTGCTGTTTTAGATGTACCAAACCTAATAATGCATAATAGTTGCTGTTGTTTGGCTCTAACTTGATAGCATCGCGCAGTTCTTGCACAGCTAGGGCCCAGTTGGCTAGCCGGACGTACTCAATAGCTCGCTGGTAGTGACGTTGAGCGTAGTTTGTCAAAAGTGGTTGGACATTAGTTTTTTCATTTAATGTCAATTCAACTGGCTTGACTTCTATTTGAGGGATGATGCGAACAGCTTTTTGTGGTGAGAACAGGTCAGGTTTATGCAATTGTAAGTAAACTAAATTCAGTATGCTAATTTGTTGTGTAACTTGATAAAACTGATGGAGTGATTTGTATTGAGCTTCTGCGTAGGAGGCGATCGCTTCTTCGTAAAACAATTGTGCTTGAGGTGGAGACATTTCCCTAATTTCCTCAGCTATGGTATTTTGGGCACACAAAGCTTGCTTTTGTAACACTCTTGCGTCCGATCGCAGCATGGCTATGGCAATCAAGCGCTTGTGTCGATGTTTGAGTTGTTCATAAGCTGGATTGATTAAATAGCTAAGTATTGCCGTTGCTAATTGTTGGTCTGGATTGCAGCTTTTGGCATAGCGATCGGGATGTAGCAGCTTTGCTAAAGTGTGATAGCGTTTAAAAATCTGGCGATCGTCAGCACTGACAGAAATTCCTAGCACAGCGTAAGGATCGTAAAGCTGTTCAAGCCATTTTGGTGGTAGGAAAATCTGTGACATCGTAGTAATCGATCCGTTGAAAACTTAAAATTAGCATCAAAGGTCAATGCACAGTCATGTGAAACTTACTCAAATTTCTTCAAATTGGGGATTAGACATCTGGTGAAAAAGAATTGTTTTGACGTAGCACTGCTACGTCTCTACAAGGGTTCTGGATAACGCATCTTTAATTTCTGGAGATGTTTATTGGGAACTGGGGATTGGGAAGATTTAGTTAGGAATGAATTGTTTCTGCGCCTTTTGACTGTCTTATTGTAGAAACTATGGTGTTGGTAGATTTATTAGAAATATGTTCACTAAGCGCAAAAACCGAAGTATTGCTGCTGTTCTAGCTTTTTCTGGCACGTTGACAATTGCAGGATGGCATAAATTTTATCTAGGACAGCCAGTGTGGGGTATTTTATATTTTTTGCTTTCCTGGACGCCTATACCCAGGGTAGCCAGTGCGATTGAGGGAGTTTGGTATTTAGCTCAAGACGAAGAAGCTTTCGATCGCAATTTTAATCTAGGGAAGTCAGCAGCAAGAAACTCACAAAAGGTGATTAATCAGGTAGGAGCGATCGCTGATGCAATGCGGGAATTAGATGCTTTGCGTCAGGATGGACTGATTTCAGAGTATGAATTTGAGCAAAAGCGCCGCCAATTGCTAGACCAGATTTCTTGAGGTGAGCGACAATCATGAATAACTGGCTACCTTTAAACTCCAGGCTGCAAAAACTCCGCGCCAAGCTCCTCAACGATCCCTACTATCGCCTACAATCTGGGGAAGAAATTCAGATAGCGGCCAAATTAGGTATCCGCATTGATGCTAATCAAGCAACTGTAGATGATTGGTTACGCTTACCAGGTTTGTCAATTCACCAAGCGCGATCGCTTGTGGAACTTTCCCGTTCGGGTGTGAAATTTTACTGTATTGAAGATATTGCTGCGGCTTTGGGTATGCCAGCGCCGCGTCTGGAGCCATTAAAGCCTCTGCTGAATTTTATTTACTATGACCACGAATCTTTAGAAAGTCCGACGCATTTAGTTAACCCGAACACCGCAACTGTTGAAAAATTAGCACAAATTCCATTTATAGATTTGTCTCTAGCGCAAGCTATGGTGCAAAATCGGCAATCAGCCGGGCCTTATCATAACCTAGCTGATTTCCAACGACGCTTGGAGTTAACTGGGGATGCGATCGCTCAGTTGATGTATTATTTAACGTTTTAGATAAACCCAATGCGATCGAGAGGCCAAAAGCGAAATGTTGCCCGACCGATGACATTTTTTCTGGGTAAAAAGCCCCAATAGCGAGAGTCATTACTATCGTTGCGGTTATCTCCCATGACAAAAAATTCGTCTTCTGGGACTTTCACTGGTTGATATGGCTGATTTGGGGGTTCAGCGATGTAGTCTTCTGCCAAGGGTTGACCGTTGAGGTAGACTTTGCCAGAATCAACACTAATTACCTCACCTGGTTCGCCAATAACCCGCTTGATAAAGGCTTGGTCTTTGGGATATCCTCGACGTTGTAGTTCTGCGGGTGGCTGAAAAACAACAATATCCCCAGTTATAGGAGGGTGAAAATGGTAGGAGATTTTTTCAACTACCAAGCGATCGCCTGTATGTAAGGTAGGCAACATTGAGTCAGAAGGTATATAACGGGGTTCAGCAATAAAAGTCCTGATTAAGAATGCCAAACACAGTGCGATCGCAATTAAAATCAGATTTTCTTGCGAACTACGCCATACTTTTAACGATGCACGTTCTTCTTTTGCATCACTTTCGTGAGGAACCATAAAAATTTCTAGCCACTTTCAGAAGTTAGACAAATACCTTGATTATTGTGACTCAAAAGGTATATGTAAGATGAAAACTGGGTTTAGAGTCAAATTATACAAGTATTAAATACTACACTTGT
This Nostoc sp. C052 DNA region includes the following protein-coding sequences:
- the pyrF gene encoding orotidine-5'-phosphate decarboxylase yields the protein MGNGEQAEQRVIVALDVPDVESAIALIDQLPQVGFWKVGLELFTSTGPKILEVLKSRQKRIFLDLKFDDIPNTVAGACRSAAKYGVDLLTIHATAGRDALKAATEAAQEGAAKAGVQPPKLIAITLLTSISARQLAFDLKIPLELPEYALEMALLAQESGLDGVVCSPQEVAQLRQTCGDDFLLVCPGVRPTWADQGDQKRSLTPSQAIIAGADYLVIGRPITAATEPKLAWKRISEELTTVA
- the tyrS gene encoding tyrosine--tRNA ligase, giving the protein MTNLTSRVESITSSESLTKEQDFAWLRRGVVEVFPQSVDVNSESLERLLLTTNQPLRVKLGIDPTGTDIHLGHSIPVRKLRGFQDAGHTAVLIIGDFTARIGDPTGKSEVRRQLTEADVAQNAQTYLDQVRPILDFDTPGRLEVRYNSEWLSELNLEKILELLSTMTVGQMLAKEGFADRYKKENPIFIHEFLYPLMQGFDSVAVEADVELGGTDQKFNIAVGRDLQRHFGQKPQFGMLLPILIGTDGVQKMSKSLGNYIGLSEHPGQKYQKLQGVPDHLLEQYFELLTNLPLDQLPENPRDRQTLLAYEVVKQYHGETAAQEAKEAAQSGGKEGAVPEFSLSSGVQQFPTKLAYILNVTGLCKSTGEGKRKIQEGGVRLDGDRITDADITFDAPAQLQGKVLQVGKNKFVRLV
- a CDS encoding transglycosylase domain-containing protein → MSSSSALGDKKPQDRASSGFEFLKGVGQVTGGTLLSITMLASSIVAGGLVGLAISFRNLPDVRQLRNFFPSETTYIYDVKGKLLTSIHGEANREVVPLDRISPNLKRAVLASEDSHFYDHHGINPVGVGRAVVVNAVAGGVKEGGSTVTMQLVKNLFLSRKRAFTRKLAEAVLAIRLEQILNKDQILEMYLNQVYWGHNNYGVQTAARSYFNKSSEYLSLGESAMMAGLIQAPEEFSPFVSMKLAKQKQKEVLGRMLELNWISQSDYDDALKQEIKLGRIKSFQGSALPYVTNTVAQELAKKFGRETLLKGGMRVQTTVDADFQIMAEETVTKWHKTLLEQGLSKNQMALVAVDPRTHFIKALVGGIDPKTSEFNRATQAQRQPGSSFKPFVYYTAFASGKYAPDSTVEDSPVSYRDGNGWYSPRNYDNTFRGSMPIRTALAQSRNIPVIKVGKAVGMNRVIETCRTLGITSPMEPVTSLPLGAIGVTPLEMASAYATFANYGWQSPPTVIARVTDSSGNVLLDNTPKPQLVLDPWASAAIIDVMRSVISEGTGKGAAIGRPAAGKTGTTSSEKDIWFVGTVPQLTTAVWVGRDDNRQLADHATGGVMVAPIWKDFMEKALKNVPVENFKPPSQFSRPKSQ
- a CDS encoding DUF1825 family protein — encoded protein: MGFFDSEIVQQEAKQLFEDYQALIKLGNGYGKFDREGKKLFIEQMETMMDRYRIFMKRFELSEDFMAQMTVEQLKTQLGQFGVTPQQMFDQMHLTLERMKAELEKQT
- a CDS encoding DnaJ domain-containing protein; translation: MSQIFLPPKWLEQLYDPYAVLGISVSADDRQIFKRYHTLAKLLHPDRYAKSCNPDQQLATAILSYLINPAYEQLKHRHKRLIAIAMLRSDARVLQKQALCAQNTIAEEIREMSPPQAQLFYEEAIASYAEAQYKSLHQFYQVTQQISILNLVYLQLHKPDLFSPQKAVRIIPQIEVKPVELTLNEKTNVQPLLTNYAQRHYQRAIEYVRLANWALAVQELRDAIKLEPNNSNYYALLGLVHLKQQFIGMGRVYIRQALKLNPQDSLALKYAPGLKIQPGENTNPKSMAKALSIAALLSRFSNGKRSQVKC
- a CDS encoding NINE protein, which produces MFTKRKNRSIAAVLAFSGTLTIAGWHKFYLGQPVWGILYFLLSWTPIPRVASAIEGVWYLAQDEEAFDRNFNLGKSAARNSQKVINQVGAIADAMRELDALRQDGLISEYEFEQKRRQLLDQIS
- a CDS encoding ComEA family DNA-binding protein, which codes for MNNWLPLNSRLQKLRAKLLNDPYYRLQSGEEIQIAAKLGIRIDANQATVDDWLRLPGLSIHQARSLVELSRSGVKFYCIEDIAAALGMPAPRLEPLKPLLNFIYYDHESLESPTHLVNPNTATVEKLAQIPFIDLSLAQAMVQNRQSAGPYHNLADFQRRLELTGDAIAQLMYYLTF
- the lepB gene encoding signal peptidase I — its product is MVPHESDAKEERASLKVWRSSQENLILIAIALCLAFLIRTFIAEPRYIPSDSMLPTLHTGDRLVVEKISYHFHPPITGDIVVFQPPAELQRRGYPKDQAFIKRVIGEPGEVISVDSGKVYLNGQPLAEDYIAEPPNQPYQPVKVPEDEFFVMGDNRNDSNDSRYWGFLPRKNVIGRATFRFWPLDRIGFI